ACGAGACCGCGGCCATCTTGGGCGCGGGCAGGTCGCCCGGCGTGACGCCGAGCTCGGCCCTGGCGTGCACCTCGAGGGCCTGGTCGGGATCGCGGGAGATCTGCCTGGCCACCTCGGCGGCCAGCGCGGGATCGACGCCCCTGTCGACGTAGACCTGGGCGAGCTCCTCCTGCTCGTCCTCGGGATGGCGCTGGAGCTCGCGCCGCTCGACGGCGATCTCGGCCAGCGCCAGCTCCCGCTGGCTGGCCACCGAGACGTACTCGCCCCCCGCCATGGAGAACGCGCCCGCGGCCAGCCCTGCGACGCCGGCGAGCGCGATCACCCTGGTGTCGTCGGTGCCGCCGGCGACACCGGCGATGAGCGCGAAGTTGGACACGAGCCCGTCCATCGCGCCGAACACGGACGGTCGCAGCCATCCGCCGTTGACGTCGCGATGCTCGTGGTGGTGCTCCGCGCGCCCGCTCATCAGGACTTCTTTTCCTCCGGTACGGCCCTGGCCCGCTCGTCCTCCGCCCCGTCAGAAGCCTCCGCCCCGTCAGCAGCCTCGGCGTCGTCGGCGGACTCGGCCCGGTGAGCGGCGTCCACCGCGGCGGGAGGCTCGGCCGTGTCAGAGGACTCGGCCCTTTCAGCGCTCTCTACCCCGTCAGAGCTCGCTACCCCGTCAGCGGGCTCCGTCTCGCCGGAGGCGGGGTCGTCGTCCGAGGAGCGGGCGCCGTCGTCAGAGGTGCGGGCGTCACCGGCGGGCTCGTCCCCGTCGGCGGGCGTGCCGGATGGGGAGCCGGAGGCGGGCTCCGCCGAGGGCGGGACGACGATCTCCTCGGCGTCCTTGTTCCTGGTCACCCAGAGATAGACCAGCGCCCCGACGAACAGCACGATCGCGGTCCACTGGTTGATGCGCAGCCCCAGGAAGTGGACCGCGTGGTCCACGCCGCCGACGGGGTCGACCCTCAGCCCCTCGATCCAGAACCTGCCCACGGTGTAGCCGGCCACGTAGAGCGCGAACAGCCGGCCGTGGCGCAGGGTGAACCGCCGGCCCGCCCAGATCAGCGCGAAGCCGAGCGCGACGTTCCACAGCGACTCGTACAGGAACGTCGGGTGGTAGAGCCCGGTGTAGCCCTCGATCGTGCCCGCCCTGCCCGGCTCGATCTCCAGCCCCCACGGCAGCGTCGTGGGCCCGCCGAACAGCTCCTGGTTGAAGTAGTTGCCCCATCGGCCGATGGCCTGCGCGAAGGCGATGCCGGGCGCGACGGTGTCGGCCACCGCGCTCAGCGACAGCCCTCTCTTGCGGCACGACAGCCACACGCCGACGCCGCCGAGCGCGACCGCGCCCCAGATGCCCAGCCCGCCGTTCCAGATGAACAGCGCCTCGTACGGCTTGTTGGGCGCGTCGGGCCCGAAGTAGAGCTGCCAGTCGGTGATGACGTGGTAGAGGCGACCACCGATGAGGCCGAAGATCACCGCGGGAACGGCGATGTCGACCATGGTGCCTGGCGCGCCACCGCGAGCCCGCCAGCGGCGCTCGCTCAGCCAGACGGCGACGATGACGCCCAGGACGATGCACAGCGCGTAGGCCCGCAGGGGGATCGGGCCGAGGTACCAGACCCCCTGGGAGGGGCTGGGAATCGAGGCAAGGGGCATGTCAGTGGAGAGTAGCGGACGGGCGGCTACTTGGCGGCATCGAGAACGGTCTTGCGCAGCTCCGACGGCGTGAAGACCACGTTCTGGTCCATGTCCTTGCCGTTGAGCTTGACCGTCGGGGTGCCCGTCAGATTGATGGCCGTCATGGTCTTCTCACTGTAGGCGGCGTGGGCCTGGGCGAACTTCTGCGAGGTGACGCAGGTGGCGAAGTCGGGGGCGGTGACGCCCGCCTCCTGGCCCAGCGCGACCAGCTGGTCGGTGGTGAAGCCCTCGACGTGCTCCTCCGGCTGCTTCTCGAAGAGCTTGTCGTGGAAGGCCATCCACTGCTTGCCGTCGGTGACGCAGCGCGCGGCGGCGCCGGCCCGGGCGGAGTTGGCGCGGGTGATGCCCTTGTTCATCTGCTGCGGGAAGATCGTGAGCGGGTGGTAGACGACCTTGGCCTTGCCCTCGGCCGCGAGGTTCTTGAACGTCGCGCCGCTCGTCTCCTCGAGCTGCTTGCAGGCCGGGCACTGGAAGTCCTCGTAGATGTCGATGACGGGCGCGGTGACCCCCGCGTTGCCCATCGCGACCGAGCCGTCGCCCTGGATGGTGACGGGTGCCAGCGCCTGCCCCGTCTCCTCGGGCTTGCTCTGGTTGGCGGCGAACAACCAGCCCGCGCCGATCGCGGCGAGGGCGACGACGCCCACCGTGACGTAGGTGGCCACCCGCTTGCGCTGTTCCTGCTTCTTCTCCGCCTCGCGCTGCGACCTGATCCTGTCGCGCGCGGACTGCTCCCGCTGGGCCTTACTCATCTTCGTCCCCTTCGATCTCTCTGTCCCTGCTCCCGCCGGCCAGCCCGAGGGCGGCGTCGAGAGCGAAGCGCCCCGGCGGGAAGCGGACGGTCCAGGCTGCCAGCAGCACCAGGCCGAAGTCTCGGACGATGTCGAGCAGGTAGCTCGGCTCCTCCCACGACTCCAGCTGCCCGCCACCGCCGAAGCAACCGCAGTCGATGCGCAGCCCGCGTGCCCACGCCCAGCCGATGCCGAAGACGAAGGCCAGCATGAGCAGCCCGCCCACCACCGCGGCCACCCTGGTGAGCAGCCCGACCACCAGCAGGACGCCGATGACGATCTCCACGATGGGCAGGCCGTAGCCGACTGTCGTGGCCAGCGGGTCGGGCAGCAACCGGTACGCCCTGACCGCCATGACCGACTGCTGGATGCCGCCGATCTTGAGCCCACCGGCCACGATCAGCACTGCGCCCAGGATCAGCCGGGCGACGGTCGTCACCCAGGGTATCGCCACAATGGCTCTGCGTAGTGACAGCGACGCGGTCAACGGCCCCTCCTCTGTAGTCGCAATCGGCATGCGCACCGTACTGGAAGCCATCTGATCATGTGCTGAATAAGAATCAACTAAGGTCGGAGGCGGCCAGGCCGCCGTGTTGCTGGGCGCGGAACTCACTCGGGGGCAGGCCTGCCCTGCGGGTGAAGATTCTGGTGAAGTAGGCGGGATCGTCATAGCCGACCCGCCTGGCGATCGAGGCGATCGAGAGCTCGGAGCCGGCCAGCAGGTCCTTCGCTCTGGTCAGCCTGATCGACAGCAGGTAGTCCTTGGGGCTGCAGCCGGCCAGGCGCCGCACGACCACCCGCAGGTCGGAGACGGTCATGCCGAGCCGCCTCGCGTGTTCGGCCACCGAGATCGGCAGGCAGGCGTCCCTCGCCAGGCCCGACAGCACGGGGTCGCCCGCGGCGTCCTCGTCCACCCGCGCGTGGCGCAGCGCCACCAGCACCTCGTGCACCAGGGCCGAGGTCTCGACCTCCAGGTACGGGCTGCCCCTGCGGATGGCCTGGGCGATACGGCCGATGCCGTGGGCGGCGGGCTCGGCGGTGGTGAGCGGGGTGACGGGCGTCGCGGCGTCGACGAAGCCGAGGTCCTGGTAGGCCGCGGCGGCCGGGCCGGTGAAGTCGACGAACCACTCGGTCCAGCCCGTGTCGTGGTGCGGGGCGTAGTGGTGCCTGACCCCGGGCAGCAGCCAGAGCACGGAGGGGGCCACGACCTCGACGGGCGGTTCGCCGCCCTGGGAGAACCAGCCCCTGCCCTGGGTGACCACGACCGCGACGTGGTGGTCGAGGGCACGGGGGCCGACGGTGGGCAACCTGCCCTCGAGGTGGCCGACGCCGAGGCAGACGAGACCGAGGCGGCGGTGCGCGGGACCCGGAGTCAGATAGTGCATCCAGCGCCGGTAGTCCTCGGCCATCCGCCTCCTTCCGTCCAACACTTCCCCGCCTTTGTCCATGGCCTCTGAGCTGGGATGTCGGCAAGCTGCTACGCGCGGAATCCTATCTCAAGGGGCAAGATGCGAAATTTCACGATTGATGGGGACGCCTTCCGGCTGGACGGCGAGGAGTTCAGGGTGCTGTCCGGGGCCCTGCACTACTTCCGCGTGCTCCCCGAGCAGTGGGGCCACCGGCTCGGAATGCTCAGGGCGATGGGGCTCAACACGGTGGAGACCTACGTGCCCTGGGATCTCCACGAGCCCCGCAAGGGCGAGTTCCACCGGCTGGAGGAGCTGACCGGCTTCCTCGACGCGGCCGCGGCCGAAGGGCTGCTGGCCATCGTCAGGCCGGGGCCCTACATCTGCGCGGAGTGGGACAACGGAGGGCTGCCCGCCTGGCTCACGGCCGAGCTGGGGCCCAGGGTCCGAACCCGTGACGCCGAGTACCTCTCCCACGTCGAGCGCTTCTTCGACGAGGTCGTCCCGCTGATCGCCGAGCGGCAGGTCACCAGGGGCGGCAATGTCATCATGGTGCAGGTCGAGAACGAGTACGGCTCCTACGGCAGCGACGCCCTCTACCTGCGCCACCTGACCGACGACCTCATCGCGCACGGCATCGAGGTGCCGCTGGTCACCTCGGACGGCGCCGACGACTTCTTCCTCACCGGCGGCACCATCCCCGGCGTCCTCGCCACCGTGAACTTCGGCTCCGAGCCGGAGGCGGCCTTCGCCAAGCTGCGCGAGCACCGCCCCACCGGTCCGCTGATGTGCATGGAGTTCTGGTGCGGCTGGTTCGACCACTGGGGCCACGGCCACGTCACCCGCGACGCCGCCGACGCCGCGGACACGCTGGAGCGGATCCTGGCCGCGGGCGCGTCGGTCAACCTGTACATGGCCCACGGCGGCACGAACTTCGGCACCACCTCGGGCGCCAACAGGGTGGGCGAGCTGGCCGACGGCGAGTACCGCGCCACGGTCACCTCCTACGACTACGACGCGCCCATCGACGAGCGGGGCGCGCCGACCGAGAAGTTCTGGCGCTTCCGCGAGGTCCTGTCCCGCTACAACCCCGATCCGCCCGATGTTCCCGAGTTGCCGGCGCCGCTGCCTCCCGCGCGGGTGCCGCTGACCGGGTCCGTACGGCTGCGCGACGCGCTCGACGAGTTGGCGGGCCCCTCGGTGACCGCCGCCCTGCCGCCCACGTTCGAGGATCTCGGGCTGACCCACGGGCTGGTGCTGTACCAGGTGGAGGTACCGGGGCCGCGCCGGCCGTACCGGCTGCGGGTGGGCGGCGTGCACGACCGCGCCCACCTGTACGTCGACGGCGAACTGGCGGCGGTGCTCGAACGCGGGGGCGAGGAGCCCGTGCTGGAGGTGGCCGGGCCCGCCCACCTGGAGCTGCTGGTGGAGTCGATGGGCAGGACCAACTACGGGCCCGCGCTCGGCGAGCGGAAGGGCCTGATGGCCCCGGTCATGCACGACCGCCAGTACCTGCACGGCGTGACGGCCAGGCCGATCCCGCTGGAGGACCTGCCCGCGCTGCCGTACGAGGCGGTCCTGCCGGCGGTCGTGCCCGCGTTCTTCCGCGGCGAGCTCGAGGTGGCGGCGCCCGCCGACGGCTTCCTCGCGCTGCCCGGCTGGGGCAAGGGCTACGTGTGGGTGAACGGCTTCCTGTTGGGCCGCTACTGGGACAGAGGCCCGCAGCGCACGCTGTACGTGCCGTGGCCGCTGCTGCGGACCGGCGCGAACGAGATCGTGATCCTGGAGCTGGACCGGGCGGGCGAGCCCGCGCTGGAGATCGGGCCGGCCGCCGAGCTCGGTTAGCCCGCCGCCGGGCCCGGCGAACCGGGCCGTGGCGCCGGTGATGTCGAAGGGCCCGGGGGTCGGCCCCCGGGCCCTTCGCGCGGGTGGGATCAGCGGCAGCTCAGGCGCGCGTCACCCCAGTCCGCATGGTCGTTGCCGTTGCCGTCGCCGCCGTCGCCGACCACGAGCTCGACGTAGCGGGCGCCGGTCAGGTCGGCCTTCAGCTCGTGGGCGGCGTCGGCGGCCCTGAGCACCGGGCTCTGCGCGACGGTCCTGCCGTCGGCCTTGATCGTGAACTGCACCGAGCCGCGGGTGGCCTGCGCGTCGTCCACGCCGACCCAGGCCGACAGCCCGGTGCACCTGCCGCCGAGGAAGTAGCGGACGGTGGCCGGAGCGTGCGTGCCGAGGCCCTTGGCGAAGGACCTGCCGCCGATGGTGATCGGCCTGCCGTCGCCCTGGCCCTGCTCTCCGTTGGACTGGTCGCGCTCGACCGGTCCCCAGCCGTTGGCCGCCGAGATCCAGTCGATGTCGCTGACGTGGACGTCGGTGGCGGGCGGCGGCGGCATGGTGCGCACCGACGCGCTGCCGTCCAGGGTCTTGGTGACCCCGCCGACGGTGTAGGTCAGCTTCGCCGTGATCGGGTACGACTGGTAGGCCGCGTCGATCGGGGGCGTCACCTTCCAGATCGTGGCCAGCCGCTGGCCGGGCGCGACCGACGGCGAGGCGCTCTCGCCCGCCAGCGTCCAGCCCTGCGGGACGGTCACCGCGACCCTGACATCCGTGGCCGCCATGTCCTCCAGATTGGTGAAGGTCGTGGTCAGGTCGTTGGCGATGCCCGGCTCGAACACCTCGGCGGCCGGCTGGACCGAGAGCGACGCGCAGGCCAGCTGCTCGTCGGAGACGCCCAGGTCCTTGACCGTGAAGTTGTCGAGGATGAGGTCGGCGCCGTCGCGCTCGGCCTGCAGCGAGCGCAGCCCGACCCACACGTCGCCGCAGCCCGCCACCAGCCGCTCGGTGAAGCGGGTGGTGGTGGTCCGCTGCTCGATCGGGCGCTGCCTGATCTCGACCGACTGGCCGTTCTTGTCGTAGCCGGTCACCCAGGCGTAGGTGCCGGGGAGCGCGGCCTGGTAGTCGAAGGAGACCTCGTAGGCGTGGCCCGGCTCGAAGCGCGTGGTGAACGGCGCGGTCCGGTAGACCAGGCCCCTGCGCTCCTCGTGCGCCTTGAGCGACCACTCGCCGTCGAGGACGTCGTCGACGGCCTTGCCGTTCCAGCCCTTCTGCGTGTAGGGCGCGTTCTTGCGGATCAGGTGCGTGCGCGGGTCGGTGCTGCCGCCCGCGTCGCCCTTGACGAACGGTCCCCAGCCCTGGTCGACGCGCTCGAAGCCCTCCACGGGACCGGTGGGCTCGATCGCGACCAGCCTGAAGTCGTCCACCCGCACCGCGCCGTCGCCCTCTCCCGCGCGCAGGCGGATCGTGGCGTGGTCCTTGGTCGCGGTGAAGGGGATCTTCACCCGCTGGAAGGAGGTGCCGTGCTTCTCGTCGGCGGCGACGTGGTTCCTGGCCGTCGAGCGCTCGAAGGCGACCTGCTCGCGCAGCCCCTTCGGCCCGTCGATCTCCAGGACCGTCCGGCGCGCCTTGCCCGGCTCGACCTCGATCCAGGCCGAGGCGGTGTAGGACCTGCCGGGCACGAGCTCCTTGAGGTTCTGCTCGATCGAGGCGGGGCTGCCCGTCGCCAGCAGCGCGACCCGCTGGCCCGTGGCGCTCCTGTCGATCGAGACCTGGCCGGTGGTCTCCCACTTGCGCAGGTCGTCGGCGTTGAAGCCGGGATCGACGATGCCGGAGCCCTCACCCCACTGCGGCCGGTCCTGTTTGGCCGGCTCACCCGGGAAGAGCACGTACGGCACGCCGGCCTCGGCGTTCAGCGTGACCTTGCCGTCCACGGCCGTGACCTCGCCGGCCTCGACGCGGCCCTGGTCGGTCAGCTTGTAGACGCGCAGCCCCGCCTCGGGCACGTCCCAGGTGGTGGTGCCGCCCGCGGGGTTGTAGTGGTAGTACTTGCCCTGCCACGGCAGCAGGTAGGTGGCGCCGTCCAGGACCTTGCGCTCGCCCACGAACAGCTCGCGCCTGCCGCCGGTGGTCGTGCCGCGCACGCCGCCCGCCAGCCGGATCTCGCCGGGCGCCCACTTCATGATGGGCTGCTGCTGCATGAACTTGGCGGGGAGGTTGTTCTCCCAGATGTTGCGGTAGAAGCGGTGCCAGTCGTTCTCCCCCGTCCAGCCCTCGAACTCCTCGATGCGGGCGTTGCCGAGGATCGGGTCGGGGTTCCAGACGTCCTTCTCCTGGTTGCGGATGAAGCGGATGATCTGGGAGTTGAGCCCCTTGTCGGTGACGCCGCCGTAGCTCTCGTCGGTCGCCCAGTGCGACCACAGGGACGAGCGCTCCAGCTTGTAGGACCACTCGCTGCTCACCTGCCAGCCCTGCTCGCGCAGCTCGGCCAGGGTCTGGTCGGCGATCCAGCCGTGGGTGTAGTAGACGTCGAGGTAGAGCATGGCGAGGTTGGGGTCGGTCTCCTCGCGCAGCTGCCCGAACCTCTTGGCCAGGTTCCCGCTGGTGAGGTCGTAGCGCTGGTTGATGTAGTACGACTGGTTGAGCCAGTCCCAGCCGCGCGCGTTCTTGTCGGCCAGCTTCTCGTCGAAGGCCCTGGCCTCGCCGTACGCCTCGGTGGCGTTGACGTGGACACCGAAGGTGGCGCCCCAGTCCTTGCCCGCGCGCAGGAGCCTGTTCAGGTCCTTCAGCCCGCCCGCGCGGGTGTTGTAGTTGCCGCCGTAGTCGGGGTGGGCCGAGTCGTGCCCCTCGGACTGGTAGCCCTTGAGCAGCGCGAGCTGGCCGAGCCCGTCGGTGGCCAGCGAGATGCGCTTGACGTCGTCGAGCGTGCGCAGGAACGGGTGCGTGGCCTGGCTGGCGAAGTTGAAGGGGATGTGCGTGACGACGCGGTCCTTGGTCAGGTCGGCGCCGAGGGCCTTGACCCCGATCTCGCGGAAGGCGATGGCGCCGTCCTGCCAGTCCACGACGGCGTCGCCGTTGGCGTCGGGGGTGATGACGACCTTGGCCCACGGCAGCTCGCTGGTGAACGGCGCGCCCTCGCCCCGGTAGGTCCACTGGCCGCTCCACACGCCGACCCTGGTGGTGCCGTCGGGCAGCTTGCGTGCCTGGCGCCAGAAGCGGGCGCCGTCGACGCCGCTCTGGCCCGAGGGCTTGTCGTAGGTCGAGTTCGACTCGATCGACGCGGCCAGGCCCGCGGTGTTGACGATCGCGTAGGTGGCGCCCACCGGCGCGGGGTCCGCCGGGGTGGCCGCGGTCACCTGCGCGAACCTGTCGGCCGTCCTGGTGCGGTTGCTGTCGAGCTTGGTGAAGGCCGTCGCGGCGCCCTGCTGGTCGCTGCCCACCGAGACCAGGTCGTGCCCGGGGATGTCGATGGTCGCGACCCTGAAGGCGTCGGTGTCGCGGATGGCGTCGATCCTGAACGTGGTCACGAGGTTCTCGACGCCGATCGAGGCGTCCATCTCCACGCCCGGCAGGTCGGCGAACGTCAGCTTGTAGCGGGCCGTGCGGCCGTCGGCGCCGGCCGGCGTGCCCGTGACGGCGTACGGCCTGCCGTTCAGCGACACCTGGGTGACCGGGGCCACGCTGCCGCCCATGACCGCCCCGCCCGCGACGTAGCGCAGCACCCTGGGGAAGGCGGGGTCGAGCTCCACGGTGAGGGCGGCGGACGAGATGGTGATCGCCCCGGCGGCCGCGGAGGGCGCGCCGGTCGCGGCAGGGGGGACAGGGGGGTCGGCCAGTGCCGGATTAGCCGCCACCAGCGCAGCTAATGCCAGGAAACCGGACAGAGCCAGCGAACGTTTGAGCACGCGGTCCTCCATGGGGGGTGGGGTGTCACGAACCGCCGGCGGGCATGGCGAAGCCAGGGCACCGGCTGAGAAGAGGTCGAAGGGAGCGGGGACGTCAGAGCTTGACGCCGCCCGCCGCGAGGTCCGCCTTCCAGAAGCGCTGCAGGCTGACGAAGGCCAGGATGACCGGGATGACGGAGACGAACGCGCCGGTGATGACCATGTCGCGGTAGAAACCGGTGCGCAGGCTGTTCCACTTGATCAGGCCGAGCGTGATCGGCCACAACGCCTCGTCGTTCAGCACGACCCAGGGCAGGAAGAAGTTATTCCAGATGGCCACGAACTGGAACAGGAAGAGCGTGACGAGGGCGGGCGCCATCAGCCGGATCGCCACGGTGAAGAAGATGCGCAGCTCGCCCGCGCCGTCGAGCCGTCCGGCCTCGATCAGCTCGCCCGGCACGGCCGCGTCGGCGTACACCCTGGCCAGGTAGACGCCGAACGGGCTGACCATGCTCGGCAGCAGCACCGCCCACATGCTGTTGAGCAGGCCGAGCTGGGTGAGCAGCAGGTAGAGCGGCAGGCCGAGCAGCGGCACCGGGATGAGCACCGCGAACATGATGATCGCGAACACCGCGCCGCGTCCCCTGAAGGGGTACGTCGACAGCGCGTAGCCCGCCATCGCCGAGACCACGGTCGCGCCGGCCGCGCCGCCGACGGAGTAGATCACCGTGTTGAGCAGCCAGCGCGGGTAGACGCCGCCGTCCTGCTCCATCAGGCGGCCGATGTTGGTGCCGAGGTTGAGCTCGCCGAACCACAGGGCGGGCGTGTCGAACAGGTCCCCGCCCGCCTTGGTGGCCGAGACCAGCAGCCACCAGACCGGCAGCAGGATGTAGACCGCCACCACGAACATGAACGCGGTGGTGATCGTGCGGGAGCGCATGGTGGGCTTCATCGGTTCACTCCCCGGGTGGTCAGCCATGCCGACAGGCGGATGAAGAAGTACGACAGGCCCGCGGCGAGCACCGCGAGCGTGAGCGCGATCGCAGTGCCCTGCCCGCGGTCGTTGCTGTCCAGCGCCACCTGCAGCGCCCGCATCAGCGGCGTGTAGTCCTTGCCGACGGAGGAGGTGATCCTGCTGAGCACCATCGGCTCGTTGAACAGCTGGAGGGTGCCGATGATGGAGAAGACGCCGGTCAGCACCAGCGACGGCCGCACCAGCGGCACCTTTACGTACCAGGCGGTCTTCCAGCCGCCCGCGCCGTCGAGCTCGGCCGCCTCGTACAGCGAGCTCGGGATCGACTGCAGGGCCGCGTAGATGACCAGCATGTTGAAGCCGACCCAGGTCCAGGTGACGATGTTGGCCATCGACCACATCACCGCTCCGTCGCCCAGCGGGTCGAAGGGCAGCACATCGGTCAGCGGCGAGATCTCCGGGGTGTACAGGAACGACCAGACGATCGCCGCGATCACGCCCGGCACCGCGTACGGCAGGAAGTAGGTCAGGCGGAAGAAGCTCTTGAACCTGGCACTGGCGCTGTCGAGCAGGAGCGCGAGCACCAGCGCCAGGCCGAGCATCACCGGCACCTGTACGACGCCGAACAGCAGCAGCCTGCCGACGCCCTCGGCGAAGCCGCCGTCGGCGAAGACCTTGGCGAAGTTGTCCAGCCCCGCGAAGACCCGTTCGGGCGTGCCGAACCCGAGGCCCGAACGCTTCTCCGTGTAGAAGCTCTCGTTGACCGCGTACCCGATCGGGACCAGGAAGAAGACGACGAACAGCACGGAGAACGGCAGCAGGAAGATCAGCGCCGCCCGGTTGCTCGTGGGCCTGCCCCGCTTCCTGGGCGGGGCCGCCCTGGTCTCTTCGGCTTCGAGCTGGATCGTTACCATCTGAACCCTCCACATCGCCGCCCGCTGGGGCCGCGACGGTCACGCGGTCGGAGATCGGATCGCTTGGGCGGGAGGGGCTCCCGGCTCGTGGACGCCGGGGCCCTCCGCGAGCCGGCGTCAGGGGGCGACGGTGAGGCCCTTGTCCTTCAGCGAGGCCACGGCCTTCTCCTGGATGGTCGCCAGCGCCTCGGCCAGCGTGCCGCCCTTGCCGTTGGCGGCCTTGGCGAACTCCTCGGCGAAGACCGTGTTGACCGCGGGCATCGTCGGGCCCCAGCTGAAGTCGGGGCTGACGTGCTTGCTCGCCTCGGCGAAGACCTCGAAGACCTTCTGGTCGCCGTAGAAGGGACGCGCGCCGCTCATGTTGGGCAGCGAGCCGCCGTCGACCGTGACGGGGAACAGGCCGCCCTTGTCGATCAGGTCGTTGAAGGCGGTGGCGTCGGTGGACAGCCAGGCGGCGAAGTCGACCGCCTCCTTGGGGTTCTTGCAGCCCTTGAGCACGGCGTTGGGCGAACCGCCCACGTTGCCGACAGTGGGGCTGGCCGCGTCCCATACCGGCATCGGGGCCACGGCCCACTTGCCGCTGGTCTTGGAGATGGAGTCCTCGAGGACCTTGGTCATCCAGACCGCGCCGACGAGCGTGGCGCTCTTGCCGTCGGTGTAGTTCTTCCACAGCCCGTCGGACCAGCCGGGCATGACGTCGACGAGCTCCTTGTCGATCAGGCCCTGCCAGTAGTCGGCGACCTTGACCGAGGCGGCGTCGTTCATCTTGACCTGCCAGGCGTCGCCGCTGATGCCGAACCACTTGGCCCCGGCCTGCTGGGCGAAGCCCGCGAAGCCGTACATGTCGTCGGGGGTGAAGGTGGTGATGGAGACCTCGGGGTCGGCCTTGCGCAGCTTCTCGGCCGCGGCGGCGTACTCGTCCCAGGTCTTGGGCACCTCGATGCCGTGCTGGTCGAAGAGGTCCTTGCGGTAGAACATGCCCATCGGTCCCGAGTCGACGGGGATGCCGAACTGCTGGCCGCCGAAGGTGACCGTGTTCAGCGTCCACGGCTGGAACTTGGCGTTGTACGGCTGAGCGTGCGCGGTGATGTCCTCCAGCGCCCCCTCGACCAGGAAGCTGGGCAGCGTCTCGGCGCCGACCTGCGCCAGGCAGGGCGCGTTGCCCGCCTTCACCGCGGCCAGCATGCGCTGGTAGCCGCCCTGCGATCCCGGCTGCGTCTGGGTGAACTTCACCTGCACGTCGGGGTGGGAGGCGTTCCACGCCTTCGCCGCGTCCTCGTAGCCGGGCGCCCAGCCCCACCACTCGATCGTGACGGGTCCGCCGGCGGCCGCGCCCGACGCGGCGGAGGCGGAGGGCGCCGCCGAGGTCTGGGATCCGGACTGGCCGCCGCACGCGGCCACCAGCGACACGCAGGCCATCGCTCCCGCGGCGCCGAGGATCGTCTTTGACTTACCCATCGTCTTTCCCTCCAGGCCACGCGGGCGCACAACCCGCGTCCAATGCCCGTTACCTTGGCCCGCGCCCCGGGGCGGGTGCCATGGACAAACGAAGGGCAGCCCTTGCACTTACGTGCTCACACCTGCGAGATCTCGCACAGAAACAGAAATGCGGCCGTCTTGTTATGACAGCCGCATTTCCGACGTTATCCGGGCAGTGCCCGGGTGATCGCGCAGGGTCTACCGGGCGGCGACGCCCGCCCTCAGCTCGGCCGCCAGCTCGCGGACCGCGGACAGGCCGGCGGTGGAGTCGGGCGCGTCGAGCAGGCGGCGGATGAACGCCGAGCCCACGATGACGCCGTCGGCGTAGGCGGCGACCTCGGCCGCCTGCTTGCCGGTGCCGACGCCGAGACCCACGCAGACGGGCAGCGAGGTGTGCGCCCTGGTGCGGGCCACGAGGTCTTCCGCTGCCACGTTGACGCTCTCCCTGGCGCCCGTGACGCCCATCAGGGAGGCTGCGTAGACGAAGCCCGTGCAGCACTCGACCACGGCCTTGATGCGCTCCTCCGTGGAGCTGGGCGCCACCAGGAAGACCGTGTCGATGCCGGCCGAGGCGGAGGCCTCTCGCCACTGCCCGGCTTCTTCGGGCGTCAGGTCGGGCGTGATGGTGCCCACGCCGCCCGCGTTGGCCAGGTCGCGGGCGAACCGCTCGACGCCGTAGCGGTCGATCGGGTTCCAGTAGGTCATGACCAGCGTCGCGGCGCCGGTCTTCGCCACGCCCTCGACGGTGCGCATGACGTCGGCGATGCGGGTGCCGTTCAGCAGCGACCTGTGCACCGCGTCCTGGATGGTCGGG
This window of the Nonomuraea africana genome carries:
- a CDS encoding endo-alpha-N-acetylgalactosaminidase family protein; this translates as MLKRSLALSGFLALAALVAANPALADPPVPPAATGAPSAAAGAITISSAALTVELDPAFPRVLRYVAGGAVMGGSVAPVTQVSLNGRPYAVTGTPAGADGRTARYKLTFADLPGVEMDASIGVENLVTTFRIDAIRDTDAFRVATIDIPGHDLVSVGSDQQGAATAFTKLDSNRTRTADRFAQVTAATPADPAPVGATYAIVNTAGLAASIESNSTYDKPSGQSGVDGARFWRQARKLPDGTTRVGVWSGQWTYRGEGAPFTSELPWAKVVITPDANGDAVVDWQDGAIAFREIGVKALGADLTKDRVVTHIPFNFASQATHPFLRTLDDVKRISLATDGLGQLALLKGYQSEGHDSAHPDYGGNYNTRAGGLKDLNRLLRAGKDWGATFGVHVNATEAYGEARAFDEKLADKNARGWDWLNQSYYINQRYDLTSGNLAKRFGQLREETDPNLAMLYLDVYYTHGWIADQTLAELREQGWQVSSEWSYKLERSSLWSHWATDESYGGVTDKGLNSQIIRFIRNQEKDVWNPDPILGNARIEEFEGWTGENDWHRFYRNIWENNLPAKFMQQQPIMKWAPGEIRLAGGVRGTTTGGRRELFVGERKVLDGATYLLPWQGKYYHYNPAGGTTTWDVPEAGLRVYKLTDQGRVEAGEVTAVDGKVTLNAEAGVPYVLFPGEPAKQDRPQWGEGSGIVDPGFNADDLRKWETTGQVSIDRSATGQRVALLATGSPASIEQNLKELVPGRSYTASAWIEVEPGKARRTVLEIDGPKGLREQVAFERSTARNHVAADEKHGTSFQRVKIPFTATKDHATIRLRAGEGDGAVRVDDFRLVAIEPTGPVEGFERVDQGWGPFVKGDAGGSTDPRTHLIRKNAPYTQKGWNGKAVDDVLDGEWSLKAHEERRGLVYRTAPFTTRFEPGHAYEVSFDYQAALPGTYAWVTGYDKNGQSVEIRQRPIEQRTTTTRFTERLVAGCGDVWVGLRSLQAERDGADLILDNFTVKDLGVSDEQLACASLSVQPAAEVFEPGIANDLTTTFTNLEDMAATDVRVAVTVPQGWTLAGESASPSVAPGQRLATIWKVTPPIDAAYQSYPITAKLTYTVGGVTKTLDGSASVRTMPPPPATDVHVSDIDWISAANGWGPVERDQSNGEQGQGDGRPITIGGRSFAKGLGTHAPATVRYFLGGRCTGLSAWVGVDDAQATRGSVQFTIKADGRTVAQSPVLRAADAAHELKADLTGARYVELVVGDGGDGNGNDHADWGDARLSCR
- a CDS encoding carbohydrate ABC transporter permease codes for the protein MKPTMRSRTITTAFMFVVAVYILLPVWWLLVSATKAGGDLFDTPALWFGELNLGTNIGRLMEQDGGVYPRWLLNTVIYSVGGAAGATVVSAMAGYALSTYPFRGRGAVFAIIMFAVLIPVPLLGLPLYLLLTQLGLLNSMWAVLLPSMVSPFGVYLARVYADAAVPGELIEAGRLDGAGELRIFFTVAIRLMAPALVTLFLFQFVAIWNNFFLPWVVLNDEALWPITLGLIKWNSLRTGFYRDMVITGAFVSVIPVILAFVSLQRFWKADLAAGGVKL
- a CDS encoding carbohydrate ABC transporter permease, encoding MVTIQLEAEETRAAPPRKRGRPTSNRAALIFLLPFSVLFVVFFLVPIGYAVNESFYTEKRSGLGFGTPERVFAGLDNFAKVFADGGFAEGVGRLLLFGVVQVPVMLGLALVLALLLDSASARFKSFFRLTYFLPYAVPGVIAAIVWSFLYTPEISPLTDVLPFDPLGDGAVMWSMANIVTWTWVGFNMLVIYAALQSIPSSLYEAAELDGAGGWKTAWYVKVPLVRPSLVLTGVFSIIGTLQLFNEPMVLSRITSSVGKDYTPLMRALQVALDSNDRGQGTAIALTLAVLAAGLSYFFIRLSAWLTTRGVNR